ggtggtgggttTCAGGCATTAGGAGTCAGCCTCCTTTCCTTTTTGCTATTCTGAATGCTCTTCCCCCCTTTGTGGCGCTTTCTCTGATGGTTAAATCGTATATTCCCTTCCCGAGCCTTTCCTAGCTTCTCCTTCCAGGGCCAAGAGATTGAAAGTGGGAAGTGGGTAAATTTCCTCTATATTTGTGCATTTTCTCCTCCCCACAATTAAATCCCTTTCTGggtaggaagaaaaaagtaataaatggtTTGTTGATAAAGGCGACAAGGAGAAAGAAGAGTTTATGAAATTTGTGCTTTCTCCCAGGAGATTTACTTGCTAAAACGTCCCTTGCTTGCATGGAGTCCCACAGCCAACAGCCCAAATTCCCGGCTATCCTGACCCTATGGGATTCCGGGCATTATGCAGGCTGGAAAGAAGGGGTTCTTTGGGATGCCCCACCCTACAGAGGGGAAATCTGCTCCACCAAAACCTGGGTTGGTCCCAGGCCTCTTCCTGTCCTCGCCATCACTTTCCCAGAGAGCGGTAACAAGGATATGTCTCTTCTGTCTCATCTCACTCGCCCTCCAGCTCTCAGGTTCAGTGTAACATGGGGAGTGGGTGGTCCCCTGCCCTCCAGAGGCCATGTAGCCTGCTGACCCCCAAGCCTGCCTGTTCCTCAGAAACACCTGgcaaatgtaaaatacaaaaacaaacggATTTCCAGGCCCACATCCCAGCTCTGTTGAATAAGAATCTCCTAGGTAGGTACCTGGAAATCCATACTTTTAACAAGTTTCCAAGGTGACAGAGATGCAAACTGTCCACAGACCCGTATGGGAGACCCACTGATTGTAATGCATGCCGTATGTCCACATAAACCAACCCAGACTGAGAGATGTTAGCACTAAAGATTATGGGGCGGAGGCCACCTGGTGAACCCGTTCTTGTATTTCATAGACCTCCTCTGTTGGGACAGCTCCCCTGGGGCCCAGTGCCAGTCCTGgatctatttcttcacatcccaGTCCTCAGTTTATCCTCCAAGGGGCAGTAGATCAGCCCTCCACACCCTCCCCATAaataactttgatattttttgaggCCTGCTCTGAGGTCTTCCTTTTTAGCTTGCTTATTTCTGTCAAAGGAACTCTCCATTTCTTCAGCCTCATCGGGATGTTTGCCCCGCCATATTTTGGAATAAGCCAAATGATGGGCCGAGGGCTGCAGGAAAGAGTAGGTCAGTGAGAGCAGAGGTTTTGGTCAATGTGCTTAGAAGCTGGTTGCATTACCCCAAGTGCCAGCATTGGCACTGCCAGGGGTGACctatgggggtggggatgggaatgGGTGGGACTGGTACCAGCCTAAAGTGTATAACGAATAGGCTGCTTCTCTAGCTTACATGATCGGAGACCAGAGGATTGAAAACCCTAGTGCAGAATCTCAGCACACTGATGAGGATGAAAATAGCCTCCCATTCCACTCCTGCTGCGCACGAGGCTGGGGCGTCTTGCAGGGCGCGTGTCATGGAGCAGCACACCCAGGCAGAGAGACAGGCTTGCTCTCGGGGCCTCGCCAGTGCAGGGAATCACACCTGCTCACAAGCCTGGATGCCAGAATGTGGGTTTCCCTCTGGCCCACGGGCTCCCTGAGCTGTGGTTTCCGTTTAAGCACACGGGCTCCAGCCGGCAGGTGGGAACAGAAGAAGCACGGGCCAGGGCAGAGGACAATCACTCGTGAGGCTGAAGAAGCACAAGTTGCAAGGCCCCTCCCTTTCACAGGCTCCTCTCACAGCCTTTCCTTTCCCATTTAGATAGGCACTTCTCTACTCAggatttcatattattttcttcaacTGTGTAAGCATCAAGCCTTGTAAACCTGGCACTTCCCCGGCCTGGTGAACTCACCGTTGCGTACAATCTTCCTTTACTGTTCATGGCAACGAAGAGGGCACTTCTCACTCCAAAGAGACTCACCACGCCTCGCTCCACGGTGGAAATTTCCAGCAGGCCTGACAAGGAAAGGGGGGCCACATTACCTAAGGCTTGTGCAAATCAGAGTGGGAACTTGAGCCGACAAGGGCATCTCAGTCCATCCCCCTTCTCCTAGAAAGCCAGACTCTCCATCGCCCCATCCATGATCCCTCTAACTCTAGGAGACCCTGGCTGCTGGACTCATCGAGTGCTGCCATTGTGCTGTTAGAAATCCAGTTCTGCAAGGGAAGGTTCTGATAGCAGAGTTAGGGGCTGCAGTGACCACTTGGCTATCTGTTTAAGATGAGCTTTGAATCTGGGCTTTCACTGACATAATTACTTGAGGTCCTTGACttgagtaaaaaaataaattctgattattattattcttcTTAATGTGCACTCTACATGTTTCAACAAATCTCAACCCACTTAATCTTGAAAACACAGCAGCCACACCATAGCTGATGGCTTTCTTGGATCCTGCAGCCCCCATCCTTTCTTGGATAGGTGACTAACCATACAGCAAGCTGGCAGCTTGCAGGCAGCTTGCAGGATAAGAACCTGGGGACAGAGGGAGCCgctgaaataaaaagaaggatGTGCTTCAGTTGGACATTTTGCAATTGAATATCCTTTCCTTCTCCAAGAAAGAAGCTGAATAAAAATGAGCTTGTGTCAAATTTGACCCAAGTATACTAACTGATTCTCCCTACCCAGGCCTTGGGGGCTTCCCAGACTAACGGTTCCCAGTGGTCTTACAAGGCATCAGATGGGCCAGTAATGCTGAAATAGTTAGTGCCACTGAGGATCTAACCAAGGCGATGGCAAAGAACACCAGGATGCTTGGACCGCAGTATATTGAGCTTGCACCCAGGCAGGGTCACGTGGAATCAGCTAAGTGGTGAGCAGCATTTCTGCCCCCTTGATTGTGCATCCTGTCCACTAGAGCAGGGCCCCTTCACCTTTTAGCCCTGCGTGAGCCCAAACCCCCAAGCGTCCCGACTGGCTGCAGCTGGCACTCACTGTAGGGGTTCTCCTCGTGGGTCCCGCTGATCCGGCCGTCGGGGAGCACCTGGAGGTGAAAGCCAATGCCCACGTTGCAGTAGAGCCTCCGCTGCCGCTTGATCCCCACCAAATAGCCACTTTCCCAGTTCACCCCGGCGATCTCTCCAGCTAGCCCGGCGCGAGACCTGGACAGCAGGGTGCCCCAGCCCCTCGAGTCCAGCAGCGTGTTGTTGGCACGGGTGCCTGCAGGCgagggcaccaccatgcccactagGATGCCTAGGAAGACGAGAGCCCACAGCGTGCCCTGCAGATGTCCTGCTCCCCGGGACATAGTGATGAACAGTTTCTGTCCCAGGGCCATCCACCTTGCCTCTCAGGCACGTGGTCAGAATTAATGGCCCTAAAAATACCGCCCTTCTTGTTTTTCTCCCTCCGGCATGGCGGCAGGGGCTTATTTTTGGAAGGCAGATGAAGGCTGCTGACATGAAACCAAAGCCTCCATCGGGCACTCGGGTTGAGAGCAGAGGGACCCAGGCTGAGCCGCGGCCGGTAGAGACCATGGCTCGGGGACACTCTCTAGCTCGCCCGCTTGCTCCGTCCCTAGTTGATGATATTTGATTTGACCTATCTTTATAGTTGCTTCAGCAGCCCGGCCCTCCCCTCCACCCATCATCGCCCTGACGTCAACCCGCCCAGCTCACTTATCCAGGGCTGTAACATTAACCTGCTCTTGGGCCTGGCTGCCTCCCCAGACCCCCATCACCCTCCACACTCCCCAGGGGTTCTGGGAGCCACTGTCATTCCAACTATGAGGCAGGAATGAAGTGAGCAGGGAGCATCTCTGGGGGAGGGGGGAGCTGGCTGGGGGCCCAGGGAAAGAGAGAGGCGAGAGGCCACCCAGGACCCATATTGGGCAGAAGTTCTTTGCCTGGCAGTGCTGGCTTCCTTATTTAGAGGGCAATAGGTAGAGGCAGGGATGGGAAAAGGCTTGTGGTAGTGATGACCGTAGCCTCAAGTCACCCTTGAGATCTTTTCATGGAAACAGCTCATGGTGGAGGGGAACACTGAAAGGCCAAACCCTTTCAGCAGGAGGGCACAGACATTCTCAGGGGGTGGAGATGGGGGTTGTTCAAGGAGCTTTAAGACtgtggagggaaggagggcaAGGGCAAGGTTTGCCTGCTCACTGTCCTGGTCCCGACATTCACCTGGGGTGGAAGTTGTGTCTGGCCTTTGACACAGCCCCCTGGCCATTCTCCTCCCTGGATTTATCCCTGGCATGTGActgatattattcccatttcacagatgaggaagttgaggcttagagaggttaaatgacctGCCCAAGTTACCACAGCTAATGAGTAGCAAAGCCAGAACTTCTAAGGTGTGCCTGAGTCTAAAGCCTGTGCATGTCTAATGCTTGCAGTAGAAGTTGGCTGGCCCATAGAGTCTGTTTAGCTCCTTAAATGCCAACAGCACATCATAGAGTTATTTCAGTagcataaaatgatttatttgttaaaaaaaacttgAGTGTCTTTGATGTACATGGGAACTTCTGTATTTGCAGATAACTTTTGCTGGGCTGATATTACACTCAGAAACTAGTAAAAATATTTCTGCCAGGAAGTTATTCCTACACTCATTTATCTTATTCCCATATTACTTTTAAATAGATTACATGTCTAActgaagtgagaaaaaaaatgtaaagctaCCAGAAAACTCACTGCACAAATTTCTGTACAATATAAGACGGAACTATTAATACGTCTCTGAGGGTGAATAAGTTAACAAGGGTCGCCGGGGAATTGAATTAACTTGAGTTAAAAATCCTGTTTCTTGTACTTCAATCCAGGTCTTAATCTGTTGGTGAGACATTAGCACTGATTTTGCCGGGATTGGAGGGAGTATGTGTGGGGTGATGACAGTGGCATACAGATGGATTTGAGTGTCCTGAGCAGTAGAGCTGGTCCCAGCAGGCAGCTCCCTTAGCCACACTCTACACCCACATTGCAGGCTGCAGGCAGCCTGGAAAAGCTCCTGGGGTGAGTTCCATGGCCCAAGGACTCTACTGCGGCACCACTGCTTTCCCTCTGATTCTAAACCTTCTGCTGTGCCCTGGGTCCCAGCCTCTGGTCTGTGGCTTCTACCTGCCTTCTCTCTGCCCTTCTGCCTTGTTCACTGGGTTCGATGCTTTGGTTCAAATTTCTGTCAAGCCATGTGTTTCAGTGTTGCCCTAGACATGCCTTCTGAAATCCTGTGAAGCCCAGATGTCTGTCTTTACCCTCAGCTGGTAAACTGAATGGGGAGGGACATAGGCACCACTTGTTCCTACTGTCACCACGGGCCCCCTGACTTCCCCATTggcttcctctcccttccactGCCGTTGTCCCATACCCAATCTCATCATCACCAGCACTGCCATTTCCCATGAGGAAAGATGATGCCTTATAGGCTCAGATTGAGTCTACTATgtaggcctttgttggaaaactgtttttaaaaatccttctgcAAAGTAAAAGGTTCATGAATAATCCGAAGACAAAGTTGTCAACAAAAAGAACTTCACTTTGGATTTCCAGCTGGGTTTCATATAGTTAAGCTTTCATGGATGCAAGAGCAGTGGGGACACTTTCTCAGTGATGTTGTTTGGAATCTTGTGTTAATTATGCTGGTGGTCCTCACTTAGGGAAGAGACAGTCCAGAAACATGTTGGATGGTAAGGAGAAGTCAGTCTGAAGTTAACACTTGCCTTGGATAATCGGAGAGGTGCTCACCAGCAGAGCTCAGAATCTCTGTGGAATTTCTTGGAACCCATCCACTTTGGGACTGCCTTAGGAGAGAGATTAAACTATAACAAGGTCCATGTCATATACCAATAAAAATGGTAACGCTCCTTAGATTCATCTCATCCTGGATTCCTCTCTGTGCAGAGGTTGTGGTTGATGTCTCATAAAGCAATGGGCTTTGGAATGGGGAcacctggatttgaatctcaaCTCCACCatttagtagctgtgtgaccttaggaaagTTCTGGACCTCTCTGAGCTTATtttgtcatctgcaaaatgaTATCATTACTTCCTAAGGTTGTTACAGTGACTAGCAATAATACATACAACTGGCCCAGTGCAGAGCGCAGTATAGCTATTTCCCAGAAATTTCCCTGAAACACATTGAAAATCTATCACCCAATTAAAGAGGACAAACCCAAAGTGAGAAAGACCATCTCTCATCTCACGGTGTGGGAGAGACACGTGGGCTTCCAGTTCTTCATTGCCATCCGCCACAGCATATGTTGTGATGGCTGCTAACATATGCAGAAGCAGGCAGCCCAGATTCCTCAAATGTTCTGAAAACCAGTGAGAGCCTTGGTGTCGTCCCCtgttaaatttaaaacttaagtAATTCATGCTATTAAAAAGCCTGGGTCTTATTTTTATCGGGTGATGCGATGAGGCCCTGTTCTGAATGTACCTCCCCTGCCTGTCTCTATAGCAACTTTACTGTGCTCATATAGCCATATATTTTTCCTGAAGGCTAATTAGGTTGACAACTGCTAGGTCTTCTTGGCTTACCAGATTTGCACTTGACCCTTCTCTTGGGGCTTAGGGACCCCTATGGATGTGAAGTGATAGAGAAAAGAGTAACAGGTGGAAGAGGCCTCTCTCCATGGACCCCTCTTGCAAATAGTTGGCCAACAGCCTTTGGGGATTGTCAATCACTCTCGCTGGATGAGCCAAGATCCAGTGGAGGTGAGTGGGAAAATACGTTAATGTCTATCTCCTTCCACAACAGGGTCCTTGTCCCCAAGGGGGATACCACAAAATACAGATTTGTCAGATTTGGCAATGCTTAGCCACACCAACCTTCCGCATCATCTGCATGGCAGAACTCCCTCCGTCACATCAGGTGGTTGCTGTCTGTGACTGCTGTGTGTTACATAATCAGGATCAAATGCCTGATGGGTGACCAGAAGGGAAAGCACATAAAACTCAGAGGAGCCTCATCCACGTAGATTGTGAAAAGCTGTGCTTACTTGTACTTTTTACATTTGGTTTTGAAAAACTAGCATTTGCCTTTTTCTATAGATAAtttggaaaatgtggaaaatgatAAGGTGGAGAACAAAATAGCTGTTTGTGCTTagtgtctttgtctcttttgtctcAAAGTCTGTCTTTGTGTGAGCTTGGCACAGCGGCCTTGAAGCCTCCCTGTATCTCCTCCCCATCTTGCTCAGACAGGCAGCTCTGCACCTATCCCTGGTTTTTTAGTGGTAGAGATCGCTCACAGGATTTAATCGGCATGAGATGGACACGTGTAGAGATGAGGATCGAGGAAGGATTCCTGCCCTAGGCCTGAGCAAAGAGGGACATTTGCAGCTCATAAACTTGCTACATGAGGGAGAATTCAAGAGAAACAGTTTCAGCTGATCAACAGTGTCCAGGTTGGACTTCTGCAAAGACAAGGCAGCCATTATCTTGCTAGCTATTCCCTGGGGAAACCTAAACTTTGTACTTTCCTAGTAGAACTCAACTTTTCCCAGGCCTCACCCACTTACACAGTGGGAGCCATTAACAGTTATAATCCACATTTCCCTAGTTCTTGCTTCTTCCAACTCATGTGGAACTTCACCCCACTACAAATCACCCCCAAGATATTTCTGCAGTTTCAGAGCATGTCTCACATATGTTTACGAGCATGTGACTGCTTCTGCCTGGGCACATTGCCAGGCACCTGCGTGGATCTCCCTGTTCTCCAGCCTTTCCACCTCCTGCTGGGCAGCCCGGGGGTGTTCCCTTTCTCACTATAGCTCAGCACCTGAAGCCCTCAAGGTACCAGAACTGCTTTATGTTCTGTTTCAAAGCCAGGAAGAATACCTTAGTCCCCGTCTTCATGTTATACCTATTAAGGAAATACCTGGCCAGTACTACTCATGCCCTGGCAATCTGCTGATTTGAAGTTCTTTTCAGACTCCTTGCCCTGCAAAGGACTCAGTCTTGTTATGGGTTAAGCTGATCAGGTGGGATTCCCATTTCCTTCCATGTGGATTATTTTTCTGGAGGCCCCTCAACCCCTCAGACAAATACACTTTTGCTGGGGCCGGCCCATCTGCATTGTCTATATGTGTCTGAATCCTGGCTTGAGTTCAGACTGGAGACCCTGCCCcactcccagagacccctacaaTGGGGAGGGAAGGAGCCCCTGAACACTTTGTGGTCTGGTTGGTCACCAAGTATTTGCAGAGTTTTCTGGGAGAAAGATTCTCCTCTCCACACTAGCAGTCATCTTCTTGCGTTAAAGTGCTTCTTGATCTATCCCTTCAATCTGAGCCCCATGTGGCTGTGTCTCTCAGCATGACTTCCTATCTCCTAGCGCtgtctttcttctctgtctcactcatgctcttcccttccccctccttaCTATGCTCCAGCCATAGATGCAAGTCTAGAGGCTCAGCCAACTGCCAAGAAAGCAGCGCCTCAGGGCTGGCTGACCACCATGGCCACACATCTCAGCTGAATCTGCAAAGTTATCTGCAGAGGAGTCAGATAACTTTCTGGAACTTCGGAACCTAAGGGATTTTGGCTCCGCTCAGAGTTTTGCGGTTTCTCAGATTTGCCTCTCATGATCATCGTCTAATAATACCTGCTGCGTGCTGAGGCGGGCATGCACCCTGCCAGCCACCATGCAAAGTTATGTAAAAGACTCAGCCCTTAGTGGCAGGCTCCCCAGTGTGACACAAAAAGGCCCTCCCTGTCCTGACCTCTCCCGGCCTCTCCAGCTCCatctcctgcctctccctctctggGAATTTTTGCTTCAGCAACCTCAAATGGCCTGTTGTTCCCAGGCATACTGTGTGCTGTTTCTGCCTCTTGTTTTTGCTCAAAGTGTCCTCCCTTTGCCTGGTGAATTGCTTCCCTCTTTAAAGagtcagcttaaatgtcacctccggAAGTAATCCCTGACGACCTTCCACCTGTCTCTAAACTGGATTCAGTGGCCTGTTCCCCTCCCTGCTTT
The sequence above is a segment of the Pan paniscus chromosome 10, NHGRI_mPanPan1-v2.0_pri, whole genome shotgun sequence genome. Coding sequences within it:
- the FGF6 gene encoding fibroblast growth factor 6 — its product is MALGQKLFITMSRGAGHLQGTLWALVFLGILVGMVVPSPAGTRANNTLLDSRGWGTLLSRSRAGLAGEIAGVNWESGYLVGIKRQRRLYCNVGIGFHLQVLPDGRISGTHEENPYSLLEISTVERGVVSLFGVRSALFVAMNSKGRLYATPSFQEECKFRETLLPNNYNAYESDLYRGTYIALSKYGRVKRGSKVSPIMTVTHFLPRI